In Desulfobacter hydrogenophilus, the genomic stretch CTCGTTGCCGGACACCCTGCCTTCGCCCAGGTGATCTGCTTCCGCCGCCAGTTTCCGGATGGGTTCCAGGATGTGGCGGGTAAAAATATAATTGATCAAAAGACTGAGCAGGACCACGGTGACAATGGCCAAAAGACCTATATAGCGTAAATTCCTGGCATCGGAGCGACTGTCTTCCACGGAAAGGTCTATGGCATTTTTATGTGCGGTTTTAAATTTTTCACATAGCTCATAAATTTTGAAGAAATTTGCCCTGACCTCCCGGTGAAGGGTGGCTCCGGCACCCGGGTCGCCTTTTTCATATAACGTCAGAACCCGATCCTTGGCCGCAATATAAGTTGTGTACACGGATTCAATTCTGCTCAGTGTCTCTTTTTCCCATTCCTCTGTGACCAAGGGCTTGGCAGAGGACAACTGGCTTTCAAAATCCAGTTTAAAGTCAGCCAACTGCCTGAGCCATTCAGGATTTTTGTCCAGAAGATAATAGGACAGATACCCTTTTTGGTTGAGCAAAGAGTTTTCAAGGGACTCAGCGGTCTGATACATGGGAATATGCCTTACAACAATACCGGTGAACAGATTTTCTGTTTTATAGGTATACCAGATCATGGCAATGGTCCCCATGACCGTTATTCCTAAAAGTACGGCATTGGCAAGATATACCCTTTGTCTCAGGCTCATTAATAACATCCCTTATTTCTTTTTTTCGGTCATACGGATTAAGGAACGGGTCTTAAAGAACTTGTCCATTTTGCTATATCCGGGAGCGCGGGCGTCCCGCCCGTGCTCCCGGGTTAAGTTATTTCGACTCATTCCTAAACTATATCTCCCCGGTGCGCCGCAGAAGAAGCCGGGCTTCGGCTTTGCGGATGCGTTCTTCCTGTTCGTCCTTGCGCTTCCAGGCATTGCTCAGTTTCTCACTGATATCATCAAAATCCGCTGGTTTCATCAGGTAATCAAAGGCCCCTTCCTTCATGCCTTCCACAGCCGTCTCCGTGGACCCGTGCCCGGTGAGGAGGATCACTTCCACCAGGGGATAGCTTGCCTTAATTTTTTTCAAGGTCTCAATGCCGTCCATGCCGGGCATGCGAATATCCAGGATAACCACGTCGATTTTGGTTTTTTCAAGCAGGTCAAGGGCCTCTTGTCCTGAATAAACGGCAGATACCTTTTCCCCTTGCCGGGTTAGGCGCAGGGAAAACATCTCCACAAAATCTTTTTCATCATCAACGATCAAGATTTTTACCGGTATTTTTACCATGGGTTTTTCTCCTTAAAAAGTTATGAAAGAACTTGTAATTGTCTAGTCGGATTGCCATTCGGGCAGGCAGATCTTAAAAGTCGTGCCTTGGCCGGGTTCTGATTCCACGTGGATGCTGCCTGAAAGCCCGGTTATGATCTTGTGCACCACAAACAGCCCAAGTCCGGTGCCGGACTCATTTTCCGCTACATTGGGTTTGGTGGTGAAAAAAGGATCAAATATTTGTTTCATATTTTCCGGCGTGATGCCGCTGCCGTTATCCCGGACTTCGAGACAGACCGACTGGTCCTTTCGGTAAAGGGCCAGCCGGATCTGCCCATTGGTATCCACGGCATCCACAGCGTTTTCCAAAAGATTGATCAATACCTGCCGCACCTGGAAAGGATCTGTGTGCATCAGCATCTGGTGTTCAGACTCAGTATCCCATTGTACAGATACTTTTTTAGCTTGTGTTTTCTGTTTGATCAACACCACGGTATCCTCGGTGAGTTGGCGGATATCCACGGGTGTCATTTCATGTCCGTGTTTTCGGACGTAGCCCAGCAGCTGGTGGGTGATGCGTCTGGCCCTGTCCACGCTTTTTTCTATTTTTTCAAGCCCCTTGAAAAGCATCTCTTTTTCCGGAATCTGGCCCGAGTCCTCTATCACCATGCGCATGAATCCGGCCGACTCCTTGATAATAGCCAAAGGATTGTTGATTTCATGGGCAATGCCTGTGGACATGGTACCAAGAGAGGCCAGTCGCTGGGTGTGGATCATGCGTTTTTCCAGACGCCGTCTGAAGATTTTATCCCGTTCCCGGGCCGCCTCCAGGCGTTTGAGTTCCCAGGCCTGGCGGATCTTTCCGGCCAGGTGGTCGATCTCCACGGGTTTGGACAGGTAGTCAAAAGCACCGGTCTTGATCCCTTCCACTCCCTCGGCTACAGCGGCATTCCCGGTTAGAAAAATTACCTTCAGGCCCGGATAGTATTTGTTGATAGTCTTAAATGTTTCCATACCGGACATGCCGGGCATCTTCATATCCAGCACCACCACATCGGTTTCGTTTCCGCTGAGGTATTCCAGGCAGGATGTCCCGTCCGGCGCCTGGCTGACAACCATATTTCGTCGTTCCAGACGCCGGGCAATGGCGTTGCGGTAGCTCTCTTCATCGTCTACCAGCAGGACGCGGACAACTTTTCCAGTATCATTTTCAAGGGTATTGATTTCCATTAGGTTCAGCAAATGCCTCCTATACTAGACCCAAAAATTTCCACCATGTAATAACCACGCCGAACAATGCCAAAAGCAGTATCGGCGTTGCCACAAGCCCGAGCTTAGTCAGATCCGAGGATTTAAAGTACTTGTATGAATAGGCAATGGCATTGGGCGGACAGCCGATTACCAGCAGCATGGCAAATGATGTGGCCGTACCAAGACCCAGGGCCAGGATGGTCGGGTTAACCCCTTCAAGCTGGGCCATGGGGATAACAATGGGCAGAATTAACGCCGCTGCCGCCACATTGGCCATGGCATTGGTAACAAGGGCACCGAATACGGCTACACCCGCAAAGAGCACCAGCCATCCCTTACCCTGGATCAGGGGAAAGAACAGGTTGGCAAAGTAGTCTGCTGCACCGGAATATCCCATGGCAAGACCCAGGGAGATACCGCCGCCAAAGATGAACAGGGCTGTGCCCCATTCCAGGTTGTCGTTGACGTCCCGCCATTTAAGCACGCCGAACAATACCAGACAGGCGACGCCCACCATACCAGTGACGGAATAATCCAGCCCGTGGAGGCCCTTGGTCAACCAAGATATAAAGGAGAGCCCAATGATGATCAATGCCTTTTTTTCCAGAGCAGTCATGGCACCTAAATCCTCATCAAAGTCCGGTAGTTTGAATTTGGGGTCTGGCCGATACACCATGTAGGTGACTAGAACAGCAACGGGCACACAGATAATGGCTGCCGGCATACAATATTTCATCCATTCAAAAAAGGTGATTTCAATACCCGTGAA encodes the following:
- a CDS encoding sigma-54-dependent transcriptional regulator — protein: MVKIPVKILIVDDEKDFVEMFSLRLTRQGEKVSAVYSGQEALDLLEKTKIDVVILDIRMPGMDGIETLKKIKASYPLVEVILLTGHGSTETAVEGMKEGAFDYLMKPADFDDISEKLSNAWKRKDEQEERIRKAEARLLLRRTGEI
- a CDS encoding hybrid sensor histidine kinase/response regulator; the protein is MLNLMEINTLENDTGKVVRVLLVDDEESYRNAIARRLERRNMVVSQAPDGTSCLEYLSGNETDVVVLDMKMPGMSGMETFKTINKYYPGLKVIFLTGNAAVAEGVEGIKTGAFDYLSKPVEIDHLAGKIRQAWELKRLEAARERDKIFRRRLEKRMIHTQRLASLGTMSTGIAHEINNPLAIIKESAGFMRMVIEDSGQIPEKEMLFKGLEKIEKSVDRARRITHQLLGYVRKHGHEMTPVDIRQLTEDTVVLIKQKTQAKKVSVQWDTESEHQMLMHTDPFQVRQVLINLLENAVDAVDTNGQIRLALYRKDQSVCLEVRDNGSGITPENMKQIFDPFFTTKPNVAENESGTGLGLFVVHKIITGLSGSIHVESEPGQGTTFKICLPEWQSD